From a single Pseudoliparis swirei isolate HS2019 ecotype Mariana Trench chromosome 12, NWPU_hadal_v1, whole genome shotgun sequence genomic region:
- the mia3 gene encoding transport and Golgi organization protein 1 homolog isoform X1 has protein sequence MAAKHFYRQGFLLLLFNLISTAALEKRFSDFKRCADKECSMLLCRGKAIADFSGPDCRFLKVKTSETIYVYYKLSGRRADIWAGSVGSNFGYFPNHLLAVNHRYTDKEIEVPAEETDFVCFETGFDKFDNYDIDLLLGSSLEENDENNVTTDHILVAQDEQKETQPSTEEATEQHENSEQHENSEQHENSEYHENSEQHENSEYHENSEYLDHVPDDLSASLPELDVAAESPSPEAEPSETAATPGAPERAAEHTQVEKNTVVPNIESAPEKSETEETITNSHVESLPKEDFASENEPVTISEGVKIPELKTTFGTTFDAVVTDDEITKNVTPYEEEGEDVENYPEDDVDVKAETPLLSFSTETINTPASDSLKKHESPPHDDKPEAAEGKNVWTSFGEAVFSVVTGGERRAQDLSSEEEDDDEDEEAASTTYKSFKEEKTAGERKLIVVKSEEPENREQQTTAVFDGDDDESDAEVIGPADALEEPTGVPIHHQTEASRISVDPVSHVDTSAIHEAQNSFKTTDKTIEHEEEEEEEDGEEEVEEEEMSKDTEVHDDDDDSSVVMEHSEDLDAEFNENKVVTNLEVAESEIRQDPMTEETESDVKDDEQTVDESLPHHIHDHLMNDLESQPELSVEGPEIHEENLSDEEKEMQEKKEELLDDENALSFSQSDNKDPESSSEVAPPTVPTQEQEYSDSVMRLTLLRDHFTKENMEQLQKLLGLSNLFKVEAMFSDLDIELQATSHTGSTEDIENALERILETSENAILDEIEKMLDSRSPKRSYDQHADTSILDKETEILDDLQELAFSLRQKYSTANDSTPLSTEKASGIIQDELKLQVKEDMPHIVDEEKVDGFPEAESNDNLTVTQHEEKPAETNEDQMVLDEAASRPDVSVEEDGGHFNNNKDNQPIFSATDEMQEVPQATLENPLDTGLDVEVEPSPSGSLDSTGPVSEITEEEIGLFSTGMVYMGCILLMIKRKIVEWTIEVISLLPEEWKPGETLFGCPWEAVVITALIGVVTFTLFLWRTVLSVKKREYLVDEKRLGEQILALKKEKNDSLARMSELQKQTEQLKENQKQSKTTISCTIKRMQDLECKVLEAETRNEQIAEEKNKYAKLLEGERASSLQNGTRIEKLEKSNEKLQLSRKKTQETLSKSAILLDEAKIREDARKVQHKCLERDYSVLKEENKTFKTSIKNWEDKHMELNQQIKVYQKSQKELEDSVVLKDHNVEVLSELLADLDACDLQKSDTKVLANGEVAPVSFSDKKTAIKSRIKQMMDVSRVQTTLTVVEEERDRFMTKLLKEEKKRKSLEEQHQELEHAIATIKREKGHVENQLKVLQQKNEIMVEMYQQKENALQQRLTKEELERRSKESQLSDVGGKAVEAEEQVKVLRQRINEMEDQMKKTEEVYKEQIKEQETKTHSNWVNARNAERALNQEKLESSKLREKLAVLMSQLNERRAPLFRPNSGQPAGARQGDSYGPSPVSGGAPSPPIMIEGPRRPPSAPVGRRIDPYGPRPPSDPHGRYPEGKHISGMDMMGPRSSSPANLDVTTQEVDPQIQAETQAEASTDSPEPGPGSFLASPIRDSPGHMVQGPPPGPHDQLLPLGPHPGRLPPPGAYRPPRPGLYHLPPGPHGPLPPNVLPHHGPPLPANGHPGMPLPGPMGGEFGPRPANGHSFHPRPGPAHVIDPRGPPQPHFRPPPPHHFGPMSMPHGVRGPMGPMGPRPPVPHDMRYPGPRDHNSPPMNLPPGVPLHPAHGDAHGDTYGHAPPDTLQNSHTGPRPQEAPQDSRPAMVQP, from the exons ATGGCAGCAAAACACTTCTACCGACAGggctttttattacttttatttaatttgatctcCACTGCAGCCTTGGAAAAAAGGTTCTCCGACTTTAAACGATGCGCCGATAAGGAGTGCAGCA tgctTCTGTGTCGGGGAAAAGCTATCGCAGATTTTTCGGGACCAGACTGTCGGTTCCTGAAGGTCAAAACATCAGAAACTATCTATGTATACTACAAACTGTCAGGCAGAAGGGCCGACATATGGGCCGGAAGT gtTGGAAGTAACTTTGGCTATTTTCCAAACCACCTTCTTGCAGTTAACCACCGTTATACTGACAAAGAAATTGAAGTTCCAGCAGAG gaaacagattttGTCTGTTTTGAGACTGGATTTGATAAGTTTGATAACTACGACATAGATTTACTGCTCGGCTCTTCACTGGAGGAGAATGATGAAAATAATGTAACAACTGACCACATTCTAGTGGCACAGGATGAGCAGAAAGAAACACAGCCATCAACAGAAGAGGCGACTGAGCAGCATGAGAACTCTGAGCAGCATGAGAACTCTGAGCAGCATGAGAACTCTGAGTACCATGAGAACTCTGAGCAGCATGAGAACTCTGAGTACCATGAGAACTCTGAATACCTTGATCACGTCCCAGATGATTTAAGCGCCTCTTTACCTGAACTGGACGTGGCAGCTGAATCACCTTCTCCCGAGGCAGAACCGTCTGAGACAGCAGCTACACCTGGTGCTCCTGAAAGagctgcagaacacacacaagttgAGAAGAACACAGTCGTGCCCAATATTGAAAGTGCACCCGAAAAAAGTGAGACGGAAGAAACAATCACAAACTCTCACGTAGAATCTTTGCCCAAAGAAGATTTTGCTTCGGAAAACGAACCAGTCACGATTTCTGAAGGAGTGAAAATCCCAGagttaaaaacaacatttggAACAACTTTTGACGCCGTCGTCACCGACGACGAAATCACCAAGAACGTTACCCCGTATGAAGAGGAAGGCGAAGATGTGGAAAATTATCCCGAAGATGACGTGGATGTTAAAGCAGAAACTCCATTGCTGTCTTTTTCCACAGAAACCATCAACACTCCGGCATCAGATTCCCTGAAAAAGCATGAAAGCCCTCCACATGATGATAAACCAGAGGCTGCGGAGGGGAAGAACGTGTGGACGTCATTTGGAGAAGCTGTTTTTTCAGTTGTCACTGGGGGAGAGCGGAGAGCACAAGATTTGagttcagaggaggaagacgatgaTGAGGACGAAGAGgctgcttccacaacatataagAGTTTTAAGGAAGAAAAGACGGCTGGAGAAAGAAAACTAATAGTGGTGAAATCTGAAGAGCCTGAGAACAGGGAACAACAAACAACAGCCGTGTTTGATGGTGACGACGATGAGAGTGATGCAGAAGTGATCGGCCCCGCGGACGCTTTGGAGGAACCAACCGGTGTGCCGATACACCATCAAACAGAAGCATCTAGAATATCAGTGGATCCAGTATCGCATGTTGATACTTCTGCCATTCATGAGGCTCAAAACTCTTTTAAAACAACAGATAAAACCATTGagcatgaagaagaggaggaggaggaggatggtgaggaggaggtggaagaagaagaaatgtccAAAGATACAGAggttcatgatgatgatgacgacagTAGCGTTGTAATGGAGCATAGTGAGGATTTGGATGCTGAATTTAATGAAAACAAAGTGGTGACAAATCTAGAAGTAGCTGAATCTGAAATACGGCAAGACCCGATGACTGAGGAGACGGAATCCGATGTGAAAGATGATGAACAGACAGTCGATGAAAGCCTACCTCATCACATACATGACCACTTGATGAACGATTTAGAGAGTCAACCAGAATTATCTGTGGAGGGACCAGAGATTCACGAGGAAAATCTTTCAGATGAAGAGAAGGAGAtgcaggaaaagaaagaagaattaCTTGATGATGAAAATGCACTTTCTTTCTCACAATCCGACAACAAAGACCCTGAATCCTCCTCTGAAGTGGCTCCGCCCACTGTGCCGACTCAGGAGCAAGAATACAGCGACAGCGTGATGAGACTGACTCTGCTTCGAGACCACTTCACAAAGGAGAACATGGAGCAGCTCCAAAAGCTGCTGGGTCTCAGTAATCTATTCAAAGTGGAGGCCATGTTCTCTGACCTGGACATTGAGTTGCAGGCTACCTCTCACACAGGCTCGACAGAAGACATTGAAAATGCACTCGAGCGCATCCTGGAGACGTCTGAAAATGCAATCCTGGACGAGATCGAGAAGATGCTGGATAGCCGGAGCCCAAAACGCAGTTATGACCAACATGCAGACACAAGCATTTTGGACAAGGAGACGGAAATACTGGATGACTTGCAGGAGCTCGCATTCAGCCTCCGACAGAAGTATTCTACAGCCAATGACAGCACGCCTCTGTCCACAGAAAAAGCATCAGGTATCATTCAAG ATGAACTCAAGTTACAAGTAAAAGAAGACATGCCCCACATTGTTGACGAAGAAAAGGTTGACGGTTTCCCTGAAGCTGAGAGCAATGACAACCTCACAGTTACGCAACATGAGGAGAAGCCAGCAGAGACTAATGAAGACCAGATGGTTTTGGACGAGGCGGCCAGTAGGCCGGATGTCAGTGTGGAGGAGGATGGCGGACACTTTAATAATAACAAAGACAATCAGCCTATCTTTAGTGCAACAGATGAGATGCAAGAGGTCCCTCAAGCCACCCTGGAAAATCCCTTAGACACGGGCCTTGATGTCGAGGTCGAGCCCTCGCCTTCAG GTTCTTTGGACTCCACGGGACCAGTGTCTGAAATTACCGAAGAAGAAATTGGATTATTTTCAACTGGGATGGTTTATATGGGCTGCATCCTTTTGATGATCAAGAGAAAAATTGTGGAGTGGACTATTGAG GTGATTTCATTGCTGCCAGAAGAGTGGAAGCCAGGGGAAACGTTGTTTGGTTGTCCTTGGGAAGCTGTGGTCATCACTGCTTTGATCGGAGTAGTGACCTTCACCCTCTTTCTCTGGAGGACCGTGTTGTCA gTAAAGAAGAGAGAATACCTTG TTGATGAAAAAAGGCTGGGAGAGCAAATTCTGGcactaaaaaaagagaagaatgaCTCTCTCGCCAGAATGTCTGAACTCCAAAAACAG ACCGAACAACTGAAAGAAAATCAAAAACAGTCGAAGACAACCATTAGTTGTACAATTAAAAGGATGCAAGACCTGGAG TGTAAAGTTTTGGAGGCAGAAACAAGAAATGAACAAATAgctgaggaaaaaaacaaatatgctAAGCTACTCGAAGGCGAGAGGGCAAGCTCTCTGCAAAATGGCACCAGg ATTGAGAAGTTGGAGAAGTCAAACGAGAAGCTACAGCTCAGCAGGAAAAAGACTCAGGAAACTCTCTCTAAG AGTGCTATTCTCCTGGACGAGGCCAAGATTCGCGAAGATGCCCGAAAAGTTCAGCACAAATGTCTTGAGAGGGACTATTCAGTactaaaagaagaaaataaaacg TTTAAGACGAGCATTAAGAACTGGGAGGACAAACACATGGAGCTGAACCAGCAGATTAAAGTCTATCAGAAGTCCCAGAAAGAGCTGGAGGACTCGGTGGTGCTCAAGGATCACAATGTGGAG GTGCTGTCTGAACTTCTGGCAGACCTAGATGCTTGTGATTTGCAGAAAAGTGACACCAAAGTTTTAGCCAATGGTGAAGTCGCTCCTG TGTCTTTTTCAGACAAGAAGACTGCCATAAAGAGCAGGATCAAACAGATGATGGATGTTTCTCGG GTCCAGACCACGCTCACTGTGGTCGAGGAAGAGCGCGATCGCTTCATGACCAAACTGctcaaggaagagaagaagagaaagtcaCTGGAAG AGCAACACCAGGAGCTGGAGCATGCGATTGCAACCATAAAAAGGGAGAAGGGCCATGTTGAAAACCAGCTCAAGGTCCTCCAGCAGAAAAACGAAATTATGGTGGAGATGTATCAGCAGAAGGAAAACGCTTTGCAACA GAGATTAACGAAGGAAGAGCTGGAGCGGCGCAGCAAAGAGAGTCAGCTGTCCGACGTGGGAGGGAAAGCGGTGGAGGCCGAGGAGCAAGTTAAAGTCTTAAGGCAACGCATTAATGaaatggaggaccagatgaagaaGACGGAGGAGGTCTATAAAGAGCAG aTAAAAGAACAGGAAACCAAAACTCACTCAAACTGG GTAAATGCTCGTAATGCAGAGCGGGCTCTGAATCAAGAGAAGCTTGAATCATCAAAGCTCCGTGAAAA ACTGGCCGTCTTGATGTCGCAGCTCAATGAGCGCCGCGCTCCTCTCTTCAGACCCAACTCTGGACAACCTGCAGGCGCTCGCCAAG GAGATTCATATGGGCCCTCTCCTGTGAGTGGGGGTGCACCATCCCCCCCGATAATGATCGAGGGTCCCAGGCGCCCTCCTTCTGCCCCAGTGGGGCGAAGAATTGACCCGTATG GTCCACGACCTCCATCCGATCCACATGGTCGTTACCCTGAAGGCAAACACATCTCGGGGATGG ACATGATGGGCCCCCGAAGCTCGTCACCAGCCAACCTGGACGTTACT ACACAGGAAGTAGATCCACAGATACAAGCAGAGACACAGGCTGAGGCCTCCACAGACAGTCCAGAGCCA ggaccTGGATCCTTCCTAGCGTCTCCGATCAGGGACTCACCCGGCCATATGGTCCAAGGACCTCCCCCTGGTCCCCATGACCAGCTTCTCCCTCTTGGACCCCACCCTGGCCGCCTGCCGCCGCCTGGAGCTTACAGACCTCCAAGACCTGGCCTCTACCACCTTCCACcaggtcctcatggtcctcttCCTCCGAATGTACTTCCACATCATGGGCCTCCACTACCAGCCAATGGACATCCAGGTATGCCACTGCCTGGACCAATGGGAGGAGAGTTTGGACCTCGCCCTGCCAACGGACATTCATTCCACCCAAGGCCGGGCCCTGCACATGTCATTGATCCTCGGGGTCCACCACAGCCACACTTCCGTCCTCCTCCGCCTCATCACTTTGGGCCGATGTCTATGCCACATG GTGTTCGTGGACCGATGGGACCGATGGGACCACGTCCACCTGTCCCTCATGACATGCGCTACccaggaccacgagaccacaaCAGCCCACCAATGAACCTGCCTCCAGGCGTCCCCCTCCATCCCGCACATGGTGACGCACATGGTGACACATATGGTCACGCTCCACCCGATACCCTCCAGAACTCGCACACCGGCCCCAGACCGCAGGAGGCCCCTCAGGACTCGAGGCCAGCAATGGTCCAGCCTTAA
- the mia3 gene encoding transport and Golgi organization protein 1 homolog isoform X3, with protein sequence MAAKHFYRQGFLLLLFNLISTAALEKRFSDFKRCADKECSMLLCRGKAIADFSGPDCRFLKVKTSETIYVYYKLSGRRADIWAGSVGSNFGYFPNHLLAVNHRYTDKEIEVPAEETDFVCFETGFDKFDNYDIDLLLGSSLEENDENNVTTDHILVAQDEQKETQPSTEEATEQHENSEQHENSEQHENSEYHENSEQHENSEYHENSEYLDHVPDDLSASLPELDVAAESPSPEAEPSETAATPGAPERAAEHTQVEKNTVVPNIESAPEKSETEETITNSHVESLPKEDFASENEPVTISEGVKIPELKTTFGTTFDAVVTDDEITKNVTPYEEEGEDVENYPEDDVDVKAETPLLSFSTETINTPASDSLKKHESPPHDDKPEAAEGKNVWTSFGEAVFSVVTGGERRAQDLSSEEEDDDEDEEAASTTYKSFKEEKTAGERKLIVVKSEEPENREQQTTAVFDGDDDESDAEVIGPADALEEPTGVPIHHQTEASRISVDPVSHVDTSAIHEAQNSFKTTDKTIEHEEEEEEEDGEEEVEEEEMSKDTEVHDDDDDSSVVMEHSEDLDAEFNENKVVTNLEVAESEIRQDPMTEETESDVKDDEQTVDESLPHHIHDHLMNDLESQPELSVEGPEIHEENLSDEEKEMQEKKEELLDDENALSFSQSDNKDPESSSEVAPPTVPTQEQEYSDSVMRLTLLRDHFTKENMEQLQKLLGLSNLFKVEAMFSDLDIELQATSHTGSTEDIENALERILETSENAILDEIEKMLDSRSPKRSYDQHADTSILDKETEILDDLQELAFSLRQKYSTANDSTPLSTEKASGIIQDELKLQVKEDMPHIVDEEKVDGFPEAESNDNLTVTQHEEKPAETNEDQMVLDEAASRPDVSVEEDGGHFNNNKDNQPIFSATDEMQEVPQATLENPLDTGLDVEVEPSPSGSLDSTGPVSEITEEEIGLFSTGMVYMGCILLMIKRKIVEWTIEVISLLPEEWKPGETLFGCPWEAVVITALIGVVTFTLFLWRTVLSVKKREYLVDEKRLGEQILALKKEKNDSLARMSELQKQTEQLKENQKQSKTTISCTIKRMQDLECKVLEAETRNEQIAEEKNKYAKLLEGERASSLQNGTRIEKLEKSNEKLQLSRKKTQETLSKSAILLDEAKIREDARKVQHKCLERDYSVLKEENKTFKTSIKNWEDKHMELNQQIKVYQKSQKELEDSVVLKDHNVEVLSELLADLDACDLQKSDTKVLANGEVAPVSFSDKKTAIKSRIKQMMDVSRVQTTLTVVEEERDRFMTKLLKEEKKRKSLEEQHQELEHAIATIKREKGHVENQLKVLQQKNEIMVEMYQQKENALQQRLTKEELERRSKESQLSDVGGKAVEAEEQVKVLRQRINEMEDQMKKTEEVYKEQIKEQETKTHSNWVNARNAERALNQEKLESSKLREKLAVLMSQLNERRAPLFRPNSGQPAGARQGPRPPSDPHGRYPEGKHISGMDMMGPRSSSPANLDVTTQEVDPQIQAETQAEASTDSPEPGPGSFLASPIRDSPGHMVQGPPPGPHDQLLPLGPHPGRLPPPGAYRPPRPGLYHLPPGPHGPLPPNVLPHHGPPLPANGHPGMPLPGPMGGEFGPRPANGHSFHPRPGPAHVIDPRGPPQPHFRPPPPHHFGPMSMPHGVRGPMGPMGPRPPVPHDMRYPGPRDHNSPPMNLPPGVPLHPAHGDAHGDTYGHAPPDTLQNSHTGPRPQEAPQDSRPAMVQP encoded by the exons ATGGCAGCAAAACACTTCTACCGACAGggctttttattacttttatttaatttgatctcCACTGCAGCCTTGGAAAAAAGGTTCTCCGACTTTAAACGATGCGCCGATAAGGAGTGCAGCA tgctTCTGTGTCGGGGAAAAGCTATCGCAGATTTTTCGGGACCAGACTGTCGGTTCCTGAAGGTCAAAACATCAGAAACTATCTATGTATACTACAAACTGTCAGGCAGAAGGGCCGACATATGGGCCGGAAGT gtTGGAAGTAACTTTGGCTATTTTCCAAACCACCTTCTTGCAGTTAACCACCGTTATACTGACAAAGAAATTGAAGTTCCAGCAGAG gaaacagattttGTCTGTTTTGAGACTGGATTTGATAAGTTTGATAACTACGACATAGATTTACTGCTCGGCTCTTCACTGGAGGAGAATGATGAAAATAATGTAACAACTGACCACATTCTAGTGGCACAGGATGAGCAGAAAGAAACACAGCCATCAACAGAAGAGGCGACTGAGCAGCATGAGAACTCTGAGCAGCATGAGAACTCTGAGCAGCATGAGAACTCTGAGTACCATGAGAACTCTGAGCAGCATGAGAACTCTGAGTACCATGAGAACTCTGAATACCTTGATCACGTCCCAGATGATTTAAGCGCCTCTTTACCTGAACTGGACGTGGCAGCTGAATCACCTTCTCCCGAGGCAGAACCGTCTGAGACAGCAGCTACACCTGGTGCTCCTGAAAGagctgcagaacacacacaagttgAGAAGAACACAGTCGTGCCCAATATTGAAAGTGCACCCGAAAAAAGTGAGACGGAAGAAACAATCACAAACTCTCACGTAGAATCTTTGCCCAAAGAAGATTTTGCTTCGGAAAACGAACCAGTCACGATTTCTGAAGGAGTGAAAATCCCAGagttaaaaacaacatttggAACAACTTTTGACGCCGTCGTCACCGACGACGAAATCACCAAGAACGTTACCCCGTATGAAGAGGAAGGCGAAGATGTGGAAAATTATCCCGAAGATGACGTGGATGTTAAAGCAGAAACTCCATTGCTGTCTTTTTCCACAGAAACCATCAACACTCCGGCATCAGATTCCCTGAAAAAGCATGAAAGCCCTCCACATGATGATAAACCAGAGGCTGCGGAGGGGAAGAACGTGTGGACGTCATTTGGAGAAGCTGTTTTTTCAGTTGTCACTGGGGGAGAGCGGAGAGCACAAGATTTGagttcagaggaggaagacgatgaTGAGGACGAAGAGgctgcttccacaacatataagAGTTTTAAGGAAGAAAAGACGGCTGGAGAAAGAAAACTAATAGTGGTGAAATCTGAAGAGCCTGAGAACAGGGAACAACAAACAACAGCCGTGTTTGATGGTGACGACGATGAGAGTGATGCAGAAGTGATCGGCCCCGCGGACGCTTTGGAGGAACCAACCGGTGTGCCGATACACCATCAAACAGAAGCATCTAGAATATCAGTGGATCCAGTATCGCATGTTGATACTTCTGCCATTCATGAGGCTCAAAACTCTTTTAAAACAACAGATAAAACCATTGagcatgaagaagaggaggaggaggaggatggtgaggaggaggtggaagaagaagaaatgtccAAAGATACAGAggttcatgatgatgatgacgacagTAGCGTTGTAATGGAGCATAGTGAGGATTTGGATGCTGAATTTAATGAAAACAAAGTGGTGACAAATCTAGAAGTAGCTGAATCTGAAATACGGCAAGACCCGATGACTGAGGAGACGGAATCCGATGTGAAAGATGATGAACAGACAGTCGATGAAAGCCTACCTCATCACATACATGACCACTTGATGAACGATTTAGAGAGTCAACCAGAATTATCTGTGGAGGGACCAGAGATTCACGAGGAAAATCTTTCAGATGAAGAGAAGGAGAtgcaggaaaagaaagaagaattaCTTGATGATGAAAATGCACTTTCTTTCTCACAATCCGACAACAAAGACCCTGAATCCTCCTCTGAAGTGGCTCCGCCCACTGTGCCGACTCAGGAGCAAGAATACAGCGACAGCGTGATGAGACTGACTCTGCTTCGAGACCACTTCACAAAGGAGAACATGGAGCAGCTCCAAAAGCTGCTGGGTCTCAGTAATCTATTCAAAGTGGAGGCCATGTTCTCTGACCTGGACATTGAGTTGCAGGCTACCTCTCACACAGGCTCGACAGAAGACATTGAAAATGCACTCGAGCGCATCCTGGAGACGTCTGAAAATGCAATCCTGGACGAGATCGAGAAGATGCTGGATAGCCGGAGCCCAAAACGCAGTTATGACCAACATGCAGACACAAGCATTTTGGACAAGGAGACGGAAATACTGGATGACTTGCAGGAGCTCGCATTCAGCCTCCGACAGAAGTATTCTACAGCCAATGACAGCACGCCTCTGTCCACAGAAAAAGCATCAGGTATCATTCAAG ATGAACTCAAGTTACAAGTAAAAGAAGACATGCCCCACATTGTTGACGAAGAAAAGGTTGACGGTTTCCCTGAAGCTGAGAGCAATGACAACCTCACAGTTACGCAACATGAGGAGAAGCCAGCAGAGACTAATGAAGACCAGATGGTTTTGGACGAGGCGGCCAGTAGGCCGGATGTCAGTGTGGAGGAGGATGGCGGACACTTTAATAATAACAAAGACAATCAGCCTATCTTTAGTGCAACAGATGAGATGCAAGAGGTCCCTCAAGCCACCCTGGAAAATCCCTTAGACACGGGCCTTGATGTCGAGGTCGAGCCCTCGCCTTCAG GTTCTTTGGACTCCACGGGACCAGTGTCTGAAATTACCGAAGAAGAAATTGGATTATTTTCAACTGGGATGGTTTATATGGGCTGCATCCTTTTGATGATCAAGAGAAAAATTGTGGAGTGGACTATTGAG GTGATTTCATTGCTGCCAGAAGAGTGGAAGCCAGGGGAAACGTTGTTTGGTTGTCCTTGGGAAGCTGTGGTCATCACTGCTTTGATCGGAGTAGTGACCTTCACCCTCTTTCTCTGGAGGACCGTGTTGTCA gTAAAGAAGAGAGAATACCTTG TTGATGAAAAAAGGCTGGGAGAGCAAATTCTGGcactaaaaaaagagaagaatgaCTCTCTCGCCAGAATGTCTGAACTCCAAAAACAG ACCGAACAACTGAAAGAAAATCAAAAACAGTCGAAGACAACCATTAGTTGTACAATTAAAAGGATGCAAGACCTGGAG TGTAAAGTTTTGGAGGCAGAAACAAGAAATGAACAAATAgctgaggaaaaaaacaaatatgctAAGCTACTCGAAGGCGAGAGGGCAAGCTCTCTGCAAAATGGCACCAGg ATTGAGAAGTTGGAGAAGTCAAACGAGAAGCTACAGCTCAGCAGGAAAAAGACTCAGGAAACTCTCTCTAAG AGTGCTATTCTCCTGGACGAGGCCAAGATTCGCGAAGATGCCCGAAAAGTTCAGCACAAATGTCTTGAGAGGGACTATTCAGTactaaaagaagaaaataaaacg TTTAAGACGAGCATTAAGAACTGGGAGGACAAACACATGGAGCTGAACCAGCAGATTAAAGTCTATCAGAAGTCCCAGAAAGAGCTGGAGGACTCGGTGGTGCTCAAGGATCACAATGTGGAG GTGCTGTCTGAACTTCTGGCAGACCTAGATGCTTGTGATTTGCAGAAAAGTGACACCAAAGTTTTAGCCAATGGTGAAGTCGCTCCTG TGTCTTTTTCAGACAAGAAGACTGCCATAAAGAGCAGGATCAAACAGATGATGGATGTTTCTCGG GTCCAGACCACGCTCACTGTGGTCGAGGAAGAGCGCGATCGCTTCATGACCAAACTGctcaaggaagagaagaagagaaagtcaCTGGAAG AGCAACACCAGGAGCTGGAGCATGCGATTGCAACCATAAAAAGGGAGAAGGGCCATGTTGAAAACCAGCTCAAGGTCCTCCAGCAGAAAAACGAAATTATGGTGGAGATGTATCAGCAGAAGGAAAACGCTTTGCAACA GAGATTAACGAAGGAAGAGCTGGAGCGGCGCAGCAAAGAGAGTCAGCTGTCCGACGTGGGAGGGAAAGCGGTGGAGGCCGAGGAGCAAGTTAAAGTCTTAAGGCAACGCATTAATGaaatggaggaccagatgaagaaGACGGAGGAGGTCTATAAAGAGCAG aTAAAAGAACAGGAAACCAAAACTCACTCAAACTGG GTAAATGCTCGTAATGCAGAGCGGGCTCTGAATCAAGAGAAGCTTGAATCATCAAAGCTCCGTGAAAA ACTGGCCGTCTTGATGTCGCAGCTCAATGAGCGCCGCGCTCCTCTCTTCAGACCCAACTCTGGACAACCTGCAGGCGCTCGCCAAG GTCCACGACCTCCATCCGATCCACATGGTCGTTACCCTGAAGGCAAACACATCTCGGGGATGG ACATGATGGGCCCCCGAAGCTCGTCACCAGCCAACCTGGACGTTACT ACACAGGAAGTAGATCCACAGATACAAGCAGAGACACAGGCTGAGGCCTCCACAGACAGTCCAGAGCCA ggaccTGGATCCTTCCTAGCGTCTCCGATCAGGGACTCACCCGGCCATATGGTCCAAGGACCTCCCCCTGGTCCCCATGACCAGCTTCTCCCTCTTGGACCCCACCCTGGCCGCCTGCCGCCGCCTGGAGCTTACAGACCTCCAAGACCTGGCCTCTACCACCTTCCACcaggtcctcatggtcctcttCCTCCGAATGTACTTCCACATCATGGGCCTCCACTACCAGCCAATGGACATCCAGGTATGCCACTGCCTGGACCAATGGGAGGAGAGTTTGGACCTCGCCCTGCCAACGGACATTCATTCCACCCAAGGCCGGGCCCTGCACATGTCATTGATCCTCGGGGTCCACCACAGCCACACTTCCGTCCTCCTCCGCCTCATCACTTTGGGCCGATGTCTATGCCACATG GTGTTCGTGGACCGATGGGACCGATGGGACCACGTCCACCTGTCCCTCATGACATGCGCTACccaggaccacgagaccacaaCAGCCCACCAATGAACCTGCCTCCAGGCGTCCCCCTCCATCCCGCACATGGTGACGCACATGGTGACACATATGGTCACGCTCCACCCGATACCCTCCAGAACTCGCACACCGGCCCCAGACCGCAGGAGGCCCCTCAGGACTCGAGGCCAGCAATGGTCCAGCCTTAA